In the genome of Marinitoga sp. 1197, one region contains:
- a CDS encoding DRTGG domain-containing protein, with the protein MRLIKIAKMLNARFLHMPDNYENIEITHAGASDLMSDFLAFSKTNMLIITGLATPQTLTTASVIEASAVLFVRGKVIPQKFLKIIEECEIPILTTDYSMYYTCAKLHESGIKDAMETDKADENEK; encoded by the coding sequence ATGAGATTGATAAAAATCGCTAAAATGTTAAATGCAAGATTTTTACACATGCCTGATAATTATGAAAATATTGAAATAACCCATGCTGGTGCATCAGACTTAATGAGTGATTTTTTGGCTTTTTCAAAAACAAACATGTTAATAATAACAGGTTTAGCAACACCTCAGACGTTGACAACTGCTTCAGTTATTGAAGCAAGTGCTGTTTTATTCGTTAGAGGAAAAGTAATTCCTCAAAAATTTTTAAAAATAATTGAAGAATGTGAAATTCCTATTTTAACAACAGATTACTCTATGTATTATACATGCGCAAAATTACACGAATCTGGAATAAAAGACGCAATGGAAACTGATAAGGCTGATGAAAATGAAAAATAA
- a CDS encoding ATP-binding protein: MATLRTISDHILDICENAIKSGGDNGYLVIIETKDIFRFCIADNGKGMSEEEIKKALDPFYTTKKQRKKKFGLGLAFLKYSAEITRGYFKIYSKKNKGTTVIAGFNLKHIDCQPIGNITEMLLNLLNRSNGFSWKITRFFLKNGYKIETKYLNENFDITNPRELFVIKKYIMELEKEIREVVK; the protein is encoded by the coding sequence TTGGCAACATTGAGAACTATTAGTGATCATATACTGGATATATGTGAGAATGCGATTAAATCTGGAGGAGATAACGGATATTTAGTAATAATTGAAACAAAAGATATATTTAGATTTTGTATAGCGGATAATGGAAAAGGAATGAGTGAAGAAGAGATAAAAAAAGCACTTGATCCATTTTATACAACTAAAAAACAAAGAAAGAAAAAATTTGGTCTTGGGTTGGCTTTTTTGAAATATTCAGCTGAGATAACAAGAGGATATTTTAAAATATATTCTAAAAAAAATAAAGGAACTACAGTTATAGCGGGATTTAATTTAAAACACATAGATTGTCAACCAATTGGAAATATAACAGAAATGTTATTAAATCTTCTAAATAGAAGTAATGGATTTTCATGGAAAATAACAAGATTTTTCTTAAAAAACGGATATAAAATAGAAACAAAATATTTGAACGAAAACTTTGATATAACAAATCCAAGAGAATTATTTGTAATAAAAAAATATATAATGGAGTTAGAAAAAGAAATTAGGGAGGTAGTTAAATGA
- a CDS encoding POTRA domain-containing protein — translation MKKKLLLLVVLSLFINIFSLMTVEKVIFESTNGKISFIENELKKVLSEYDITDNSLVGDIDIKLAIDNIQKKYPYFSSISYNYLEDEKELKFIFKLNPEVANVKFKVLGDKLLDLSKIATKVYTEKNKPLNINEYKKGLEEIKKYYNKNGYMYIEVFSNIKLNADGITLEATKINSKMESDKNTLVYVIKEYDLWDIELDGEIKQIDKKELKKVFGFNFRKDWEDKFFLFRSDVKETYPKIEDIQRIFQSLQQLPYFSKDTKISIKPINIEKTPGGDLTIVLSGNLRKILEKPSLIKEIDIDGNESIQKFEILDKLKQSKISENSTITNIEILNSLKNLKNYYNTLGYPFININAEYKSKKLTYKIIEYKVGEITINVNPEKKTKDYLIKPAIKLTSGKVIKTKDMQDTYYALSGTGFFEKVNIYPYNQIRDKVDFKIDITEKNKPGKFVGGVTYTMPENAPWYMGFLGQIELQWANPLGFGQTFNISTNINPLSNTYIFNGGYGIKNLYGSKFSFNTNLQYGIYDENIGIPQENISGEATVSNKISFSVSPNYNIDDFNNLNMNFSYSETKFNSNTILQKKQISGGIGYTYSRLDYPYRPYNGLYNNVQIFGGLNTLNTSEYYYGGYMENKIFKTYYKFTLANRFKLGYVKDDFDLYDYYLGGMYTIRGYDFSTRTGNIMALNNTEIQYQLNRENIPVDIYLFFDMGNANNVDLTKEYLWSYGIGVKLTLPMIGPIRFEGVFDTNNKFKWTFGFGPVF, via the coding sequence ATGAAAAAAAAGTTACTATTGCTTGTAGTTTTAAGCCTTTTTATCAATATTTTTTCATTAATGACAGTAGAAAAAGTTATCTTTGAAAGTACAAATGGAAAAATATCATTTATTGAAAATGAATTAAAAAAGGTATTATCAGAATATGATATAACAGATAATTCATTAGTTGGTGATATAGATATAAAACTGGCTATAGATAATATTCAAAAAAAATATCCGTATTTTTCATCTATTTCATACAATTATTTAGAAGATGAAAAAGAGCTAAAATTTATATTTAAATTGAATCCTGAAGTTGCAAACGTTAAATTTAAAGTATTAGGAGATAAATTGCTGGATTTATCTAAAATAGCGACAAAGGTATATACAGAAAAAAACAAACCTTTAAATATAAATGAATATAAAAAAGGATTAGAAGAAATAAAGAAATATTATAATAAAAATGGTTATATGTATATAGAAGTATTCAGCAATATAAAATTAAATGCAGATGGAATAACATTAGAGGCAACAAAAATAAATTCTAAAATGGAATCAGATAAAAATACTCTGGTTTATGTCATAAAAGAATATGATTTATGGGATATAGAATTAGATGGAGAAATAAAACAAATAGATAAAAAAGAATTAAAAAAGGTATTTGGATTTAATTTTAGAAAAGATTGGGAAGATAAATTTTTCTTATTCAGATCAGATGTAAAAGAAACTTATCCTAAAATTGAAGATATTCAAAGAATATTTCAGTCATTACAACAGCTTCCGTATTTTTCTAAAGATACAAAAATATCTATAAAACCTATAAATATTGAGAAAACACCAGGTGGAGATTTAACAATAGTTTTATCCGGAAATTTAAGAAAAATACTTGAAAAACCATCTTTGATAAAAGAAATAGATATTGATGGAAATGAGAGTATTCAAAAATTTGAAATTTTGGATAAATTGAAACAATCTAAAATTTCTGAAAATTCAACAATTACAAACATCGAGATATTAAATAGCTTAAAAAATTTAAAAAATTATTATAATACATTAGGATATCCATTTATCAATATAAATGCAGAGTATAAATCAAAAAAATTAACATATAAAATAATAGAATATAAAGTTGGAGAAATAACTATAAACGTTAATCCAGAGAAGAAAACAAAAGATTATTTGATAAAACCAGCAATAAAATTAACTTCAGGTAAAGTTATAAAAACAAAGGATATGCAGGATACATATTATGCATTATCAGGAACGGGATTTTTTGAAAAAGTTAATATATATCCTTATAATCAAATTAGAGATAAAGTGGATTTTAAAATAGACATTACCGAGAAAAATAAACCAGGGAAATTTGTTGGAGGAGTAACATATACAATGCCAGAAAATGCACCATGGTATATGGGATTTCTTGGCCAAATAGAACTTCAGTGGGCTAATCCGCTTGGATTTGGACAGACATTTAACATCTCGACCAATATTAATCCGTTATCCAACACGTATATTTTTAATGGAGGATATGGAATAAAGAATTTATATGGTTCTAAGTTTTCATTTAACACAAACCTACAATATGGAATATATGATGAAAATATTGGAATACCTCAAGAAAATATAAGTGGAGAAGCAACAGTTTCAAATAAAATATCTTTTTCTGTATCTCCTAATTATAATATAGATGATTTTAATAATCTAAATATGAATTTTAGTTATTCTGAAACAAAATTTAATTCGAATACTATTTTACAAAAAAAACAAATAAGTGGCGGAATCGGATATACATATTCGCGACTTGATTATCCATATAGACCTTATAATGGGCTATATAACAATGTTCAGATATTTGGTGGATTGAATACACTAAATACCAGTGAATATTATTATGGTGGATATATGGAAAATAAAATTTTCAAAACGTATTATAAATTCACTCTTGCAAATAGGTTTAAATTAGGTTATGTGAAAGATGATTTTGATTTATATGATTATTATTTAGGTGGAATGTATACTATTAGGGGATATGATTTTTCAACCAGAACAGGAAATATTATGGCATTAAATAATACAGAAATTCAATATCAATTGAATAGAGAGAACATCCCCGTTGATATATATTTATTTTTTGATATGGGAAATGCAAATAATGTGGATTTAACAAAAGAATATTTATGGTCATATGGAATAGGTGTGAAATTAACATTACCAATGATTGGTCCAATTCGATTTGAAGGGGTATTTGATACAAATAATAAATTTAAATGGACATTTGGTTTTGGTCCTGTATTCTGA
- the thyX gene encoding FAD-dependent thymidylate synthase — MNEKKVLDKGFIKLIDILGDDKAAVRAARVSYGKELSDNNRDKKLIFYLMEHKHHSPFEHQVFTFHVKTPIFIARQWMRHRIGSYNEISRRYTTKYSEEFYIPDHIRIQDTKNKQGSIKTNDAKLFDEAINIIGDFYNKAYENYKKLLNMGVSREMARMVLPVGQYTQFYWTVNTRSLMNFLNLRADSHAQWEIQQYAIVLAKIFKEKLPWTYEAFLKFEYRGDLLI; from the coding sequence ATGAATGAAAAAAAGGTTCTGGATAAAGGATTTATAAAATTAATAGATATACTTGGTGATGATAAAGCAGCGGTAAGAGCTGCAAGAGTTTCATATGGAAAAGAATTATCTGATAATAATAGAGATAAGAAATTAATTTTCTATTTAATGGAGCATAAGCATCACAGCCCATTTGAGCATCAGGTTTTTACATTTCATGTAAAAACACCTATTTTCATTGCAAGGCAGTGGATGAGACATAGAATAGGAAGTTATAATGAAATTTCACGTAGGTACACAACTAAATATTCAGAAGAATTTTATATTCCGGATCACATAAGAATACAGGATACTAAAAACAAACAGGGATCAATAAAAACAAATGATGCTAAATTATTTGATGAAGCAATAAATATAATAGGAGATTTTTATAATAAAGCATATGAAAATTATAAAAAATTATTGAATATGGGTGTCTCCCGTGAAATGGCAAGAATGGTTTTGCCTGTTGGACAATACACACAATTTTATTGGACGGTAAACACACGAAGTTTAATGAATTTTTTAAATCTTAGAGCAGATTCCCATGCTCAATGGGAGATACAACAATATGCAATAGTATTGGCTAAAATATTTAAAGAAAAATTGCCTTGGACATATGAAGCATTTTTAAAATTTGAATATAGAGGAGATTTATTAATATGA
- a CDS encoding PHP domain-containing protein — translation MAEFYGNFHIHTVISPCADITMTPDIFLEYLNGINWISITDHNTARHIRLYSETLKRTDIKVIPGIEVTTKEEVHILVYFENIEDTEEFGEIIEKHLIIKDYDQEKFGYQILCDEKGEFKKIIETPYFGSATNLSIEKIYKLSKKYNSLFIPAHIFRYNGLITNLGIPPETINLDAVEIKSEEEMEKAKKFGFQKFIINTDAHIPYQLKPSCKIIANKRNFHNFKKAIYESKVIPIWQH, via the coding sequence ATGGCAGAATTTTATGGAAATTTTCATATACATACTGTAATTTCTCCATGCGCAGATATAACAATGACACCTGACATTTTTCTGGAGTATTTAAATGGAATTAATTGGATTTCAATAACAGATCATAATACAGCAAGGCATATAAGACTATATTCAGAGACTTTAAAAAGAACAGATATAAAAGTTATACCTGGAATAGAAGTTACAACAAAAGAAGAAGTACATATTTTAGTTTATTTTGAAAACATAGAAGATACAGAAGAATTTGGTGAAATTATAGAAAAACATTTAATAATAAAAGATTATGATCAGGAAAAATTCGGATATCAGATTTTGTGTGATGAAAAAGGTGAATTTAAAAAAATAATTGAAACTCCATATTTTGGAAGCGCTACAAATCTATCTATAGAAAAAATATATAAATTATCTAAAAAATATAACTCGTTATTTATTCCGGCACATATTTTCAGATATAATGGGTTAATAACAAATCTGGGTATTCCACCGGAAACCATAAATCTGGATGCTGTTGAAATAAAATCAGAAGAAGAAATGGAAAAAGCTAAAAAATTTGGGTTCCAGAAATTTATTATTAATACAGATGCGCATATACCATATCAACTAAAACCATCGTGTAAAATAATTGCAAATAAAAGGAATTTTCATAATTTTAAAAAAGCTATATATGAAAGTAAGGTGATACCTATTTGGCAACATTGA
- a CDS encoding CBS domain-containing protein, which produces MKMKNKNKESKLLEKILEMFSDTKIGEIMTSPVIVVTPETSIKQVKNIMKIKKISGLPVVKKGLKIEGIISIEDIINVLEKGNLKDPVMKWMTEEVKVLNEEDTLADFIQISKKYNFGRYPVINDEKKVIGIVTKYDIISWLFKKLGTIYIHDNRREKILDQEYISKLTDEILDDKKISFKFEIDYNDIQKIGIGATKLKSFLKNKSIDEKLIRKISISTYEAEANVVIHSNSYGEIYCWIFEDNIRLLIKDYGKGIENVELAMQEGFSTASEDVRSQGFGAGMGLPNMKRFSDKMTIISEKGKGVIIEMLFYKD; this is translated from the coding sequence ATGAAAATGAAAAATAAAAATAAAGAAAGTAAACTACTGGAAAAAATTCTAGAGATGTTTTCTGATACAAAAATTGGAGAAATAATGACTTCACCAGTTATTGTTGTTACTCCAGAAACTTCTATAAAACAGGTAAAAAATATAATGAAAATAAAAAAAATATCGGGATTGCCAGTTGTCAAAAAAGGATTGAAAATAGAAGGTATTATAAGTATAGAAGATATAATTAATGTATTGGAGAAAGGTAATTTAAAAGATCCGGTGATGAAATGGATGACGGAAGAGGTTAAAGTATTAAATGAAGAAGATACTTTGGCAGATTTTATACAAATCTCTAAAAAGTATAATTTTGGAAGATATCCGGTAATAAATGATGAAAAAAAAGTTATAGGTATAGTTACAAAATACGATATTATATCGTGGTTGTTTAAAAAACTTGGGACTATATATATTCATGATAACAGAAGAGAAAAAATATTAGATCAGGAATATATCTCTAAATTAACAGATGAAATATTAGATGATAAAAAAATATCGTTTAAATTTGAAATAGACTATAATGATATACAGAAAATTGGAATAGGAGCAACAAAATTAAAAAGTTTTTTAAAAAATAAAAGTATAGATGAAAAACTAATTAGAAAGATTTCTATATCAACCTATGAAGCAGAAGCAAACGTAGTTATACATTCCAACTCATATGGTGAAATATATTGTTGGATTTTTGAAGATAATATAAGATTATTAATTAAAGATTATGGAAAAGGAATTGAGAATGTTGAATTAGCAATGCAAGAAGGATTTTCTACAGCTTCTGAGGATGTCAGATCTCAGGGTTTTGGAGCTGGAATGGGACTGCCTAATATGAAAAGGTTTTCAGATAAAATGACAATAATTTCAGAAAAAGGAAAAGGAGTAATAATTGAAATGTTATTCTATAAAGATTAA
- a CDS encoding iron-sulfur binding hydrogenase has protein sequence MKLSKILKNEYVEKVYIFNENVEIKNGYIGDLLSEIMRNAPACSIWLTHQTHPNIVAVASIVEANTIIIPEGFEYEEETIEKAKENQINLLKSKYDIFKTAGIIYNELREE, from the coding sequence ATGAAATTGTCAAAAATATTAAAAAATGAATATGTTGAAAAAGTATATATATTTAATGAAAATGTTGAAATAAAAAATGGATATATAGGGGATTTGCTCAGTGAAATAATGCGTAACGCCCCTGCTTGCTCAATATGGTTAACCCATCAAACACATCCGAATATTGTAGCAGTAGCTTCTATTGTTGAAGCAAACACAATAATAATACCAGAAGGATTTGAATATGAAGAAGAAACTATAGAAAAAGCAAAAGAGAATCAAATAAATCTATTAAAAAGCAAATACGATATATTTAAAACTGCAGGAATAATATATAATGAATTAAGAGAGGAATAA